The DNA segment GCAGCTGCGCCACATGCTGCACACCGCAGTGGCCCGCATGTACGCCAAGGGCGCCGACATCGATCAGATCATCGCCGAGGCCACTGCGGCAGGTCACCGTATTCTCACCATTCATCTGGGCGAGCCGCCGGTTTCCTTCGATTGGGAGTGGACCGACAAGGACGGCGTGTTCCATCGCGATGGCGAGATCACACCGCAGGAGTTCTGGAAGAAGTATGTCGGTTCCGCCGATCTGGAAAGCTACGTGTGCCTGGTGGACGATCCGCGTGCCGAGCATCCGAAGGGCAGGAAGATCGCCATCGAGCATCTGGGCAATGTCGCCGGTGGCGACGCCACCGAATACCTGAATGTGCCGAACCAACTCATGAAGGACTGCGTGAAGAAGATCCTGGTCGAGGAAGGCATTCCGGTATGGTTCGGCGCCGATTGCCATCCGTTCATGGACCGTGAGAACGGCGCATGGGCCACGGATCTGTTCGAATACGGCAAACTGTACGACTTCGATTTCAGCTTGGATAAGGAGGAGCGTGTGCGCTTCGCCGATTCCGCTATGAACCATGCCATGGCGTTCGCCGGCGTGGATGTTGCCGAGGACGGTTCCACTCGTCGGTGGCGTGTGGAGAACTCCTGGGGCACGAAGATCGCGGACAAGGGCTATTTCACGATGAGCGATGACTGGTTCACCGAGTACGTGTACGAGGTGGCTGTACCGAAGGCTCTGCTGCCCGCCGAATACCAGGCCGCTCTTGAAGAGCCCGCCATTTCCCTGCCCGCATGGGATCCGATGGGCGCGCTTGCATAAGCGACGCCCCGGTGGGGCGTCGCGCGAGCGCGCCCGAGCCTGGCGGTAGCCGGGCGAGGGTGGGATATGCTGCAGGCCTGCGATGCCGTATTTCTATGGGAATGCCGGGCACGCGCTTGCATAAGCGACGCCCCGAAGGCTGTTTGCGACCCGTCTGCTGTGCAGGCGGGTCGTTTGTTTTTCGGTTCCGGTGTTTCGGCAGACGGTCGGATGCCGCATGTTGCATGGCCGATGAACTATTGTGGTGAATTCGGTGTGCAGGCACTGCCACCTATATTGTCAACATCGCAATCGCCGAAAGGTATGAGAGGAAGGAGAGTCGGCATGGCAGCGTTACGTGGTCCGGACAGTTCCGAAGATAAGCGTCGTTTGGGGGAGCAGGCCGTCTTTCCCGAGACGGTGGATGTCAATATTCGTCAGCTTGATCCGATTCCGGCTCCGCGCGCGTTTCTGCGCGAGTTGCCGCTCACCGAGGAGATGGGCGAGCTGGTGCGCACGTCGCGTCAGGAGATCCGTGATGTGTTGCGCGGGCGCGATGACCGTCTGCTGGTCATTGTGGGCCCGTGTTCCATTCATGATCCCAAGGCCGCGCATGAGTATGCCGAGAAGCTTGCCGCGGTGCAACGCGAGTTGAACGATCGCTTGCTGATTGTTATGCGCGTGTATTTCGAGAAGCCTCGTACCACTATCGGTTGGAAGGGTCTGATCAACGATCCGGATCTCGATGGCCAGTTCAATATTCGTAAGGGCATGTGGGAGGCACGCAAGGTGCTTACCGATGTGCTGTCGTTGGGTTTGCCGATCGCTACCGAATGGCTTGACCCGATCACCCCGCAGTATATCTGCGATGCGATCAGCTGGGGCGCCATTGGTGCGCGCAATACCGAAAGCCAGGTGCACCGCGAGTTGGCCAGTGGCCTGTCGATGCCGGTCGGGTTCAAGAATTCCACGGACGGTTCCATCAAGGCCGCGGCTGATTCCTGTTATGCTGCCGCGTTCGAGCATCATTTCCTGTCCATCAATTTGGATGGGCGTGTGATTTCCGCCGAGACCAAGGGCAATCCGGATTGTCACCTGGTGTTGCGTGGCTCGTCGAGCGGTCCGAATTACGATGCCGAGTCGGTCAAGGCGGCATTGGATGCGTTGCATAATTCGAAGGCGACTGGTCCGAGCGAGCATGGTCTGGTGATCGATGCCGCGCATGGCAACTGTGGCAAGGATGAAGTGCGTGAGGCCGAAGTGGTCGAGGAGATCGCGGCTCGTTTGGCTCAGGGCGAACAGGGCATTCTCGGCGTGATGATGGAAAGCTTCCTGGTGGCAGGGCATCAGAAGCCGGCTCCGCTCGACCAGCTGGTGTACGGCCAGTCGGTCACCGATTCGTGTATTCCGTGGGAGCGTACGGAACAGCTGCTGCGCACGCTGGCCGATGCCGTTGCCGCGCGCCGCGCATAAGTCGGTGTATAAGGCCGTCGAAGGCGTCCAACGCGAACCATTCATATTGATAGGGCCGGGGCCGATGGAACGATGTCCATCGGCCCCGGCCCTATCATATTGGCGTATCGGCACGACTACATGTCCTGCAGGTCGTCTTTCTCCTCAAGCTCGGATTGCATGTTGAACCACATGCGTTCGGCCGGATTGATATCGCGCACTTCCAGCAGCTTCTGGTACATGGGGTAAAGGACGTGCAGCCACGGGTACATGATGTACAGCGTGTGCTCCGACTTGTGGGTGCGCCAATGCTCCGGATGCGTTTCGAAGGTGTTGCGGAAGCGTCTCATGTAGGCATGGAACGAAGCCGGCGACGTGTACATGCGGCGTGCGGAGATGCCGCATACCATGCGTTTGGAATACACGGTTTTCAGTCCACGGCCCAGCAGATGCAGCGACACGTCCACGTCCTCATGCATCACGTCGGACTTGTCCCGGCACACCTCGCCCCTGATCTGCTTCCACGCGGTGGCACGTAGGGCCATATTCGAGCCGAACAGCAACACCTGGCCGTTGTCGGCGCGGTAGGAGTGCCGGCGCACATGGTCGTCGCCGCGCAACGCGATTTTCCTTGCGGGCATGTCGTAATAGCTTACCGGGCCGGTGGCGCCCATCGCCTCGCCGTCCTCGGTGAAGATGCCCGATACGACCTCCACCCAATCGGGCTTGAGCATGCAATCCGCGTCGATACGCCCAAGTATGTCTCCGGTGGCGGCGTCGAGCCCATAGTTTCTGGTGGGGATCAGCCCTTGTTCCTCGTCTTGGTGCAGCAGTCGAATCGGCGCTTCGGGATGATGCGCCATGAACTCCTCAACAATTGTGCAGGTATTATCGGTACTGCGATTGTCAACCACCAGAATCTCATGTGGTGTAACGGTTTGGCGGATGGTGTTGGTCAGGCAATCCGCAATGCGCTCCTCTTCATTCCACGCTGGGATGATAATCGAAACATTCAGCATACTCCCCAGAATAAATAGTCGGGCGTACACTGTTCGTCGAACAAATGGCCGTACAGCCCTCATCGCTACAATGGGGTGCCATGGATGAACACGCGCATACAAGCGATGAGAATACTGCAGGTGGCCGTGAAGGGCTGCGCTGGGATCTGGGAACGCTGTTCCCCGCAAAAGGCGACGAACGCAGGCCTCCGGAATGGTTCGGCAGGGCTTTGCTGTACATCGCCATGGCCATAGTGCTGTTTTCCTACTGCTGGCGATCCTGGGGGTCGGTCGCCTACCTGATCTACGACATCCTTATCGCGCTGTTCCTTGCGCTCGCCATCGAACCGATGGTGAAGGCCCTGGTGAGTCATGGCTGGAAGCGTGGCGTGGCGGCGCTGCTGTCGTTCACCGTGGTGATCGTCGCCGCATGCGTGCTGCTGCTGCTGTTCGGCAACATGTTCATTCAGCAGGTGATCGCCTTGTTCTCCGGTCTGCCGGATATGTACGAGCAGACGAGGCAGTTCATCATGCAGCGGTTCTCGTTCGTGCTGCCGGAGATCGACAATCTTGGCCCCGAGATCCTGAAGAACATCCAGTCCTCGTGGGTTTCCGACTTCGCCGGTCAGGCGCTGCACACCGTTTCCGGCGTATCCGCCGCATTCATCGACGTCACTACGGTGATCATGGTCACCTTCTATATTTCCGCTGCCGGCCCGAAGCTGCGCCGTTCCGTATGCCAGTGGTTTGCCCCGTCCGCGCAGCGTCGCATCCTTACCGTCTGGACGGTAGCGCAGGATCAGATCTCGTCCTTCCTGTTCTCCCGTACGGTTCTCGCCGTGCTCAACGCCGCCTGTACCGGCGCGTTCCTGGTGATCATGAAGGTGCCGTACTGGCTGCCGTTGGCATTGTTCAGCGGCATCGTCTCGCAGTTCATTCCCATGATCGGTACGTTCGTGGGCGGCGCGGCCCCGGTGCTGTTCGCGTGTGCGAACAACGGTCTGGGCGTCGGCATTGCGGTCATCGTGTTCATCACCGTGTACCAGCAGATCGAGAACTTCATCTTCCTGCCGAAGATCTCGCAGCGCACCATGGATATCAACGAGGCGGTGGCATTCATTTCGGTGTTGTTCTTCGGCTCGCTGTTCGGTGCGGTCGGCGCGTTCCTTGCATTGCCCATCGCCGCATCCATCCAGGTGATCGTGCACGCCGGAACACGTCGATACGATCTGGTCGATTCGCCGTTGATGAGCGACCCCGCGCCCAAGAAGAAGTCCAAGGTGGTCGAGGCCGGCGAAGCGTTCAACGAGCATGTGATCCAGCCCATCAATCATGCCATTCCTCGCGCCGTCTCCAGCACCGCGAACCGTGTGCATGTGGATGACGAGCTTCGCCAGATGCAGGAGATCTTCTACTCCATGTCCGACGAGGAATTGCGTGAGGGATTGGAGGACGATTCCGCCACGGTGGCGATTCCCAAGGGCGTGCTGAAGGATGCCGTCATACACGATCATTCAGGCAGGCCGATGCTGAAGGGAACGGAGGAACAAGGCGACGAAGACGGTAAGACGTCTGCCGGCGGCGAGGGCGCCGACGCCGCGCCGCATGATAGGCCGCAGGAGGATTCGCCTTCGACCGACGTATCGTCCAATCCGCGAAAGGGGTGGCGCTGATGGTTCTGCTCACCGTACTTGATACGCTGCTGTTCATCGTGGGCGCGATCGGCATGGTCTACCAGGGCGTATGCATTGTGGCGTCGTTGTTCGCCAAGCCCGTCACTTTTCCCGAAGCCGCGATGGACAAGCGGTATGCCGTGCTTATCTCGGCGCGTAACGAGGAGCATGTGATCGGCAACCTCATCACCTGCCTGCATGAGCAGACCTATCCATCGGGGCTCATCGACATCTGGGTGGTGGCGGACAACTGCACCGACGGTACCGCCAGGGTCGTACGCGATATGGGCTGCCATGTGGTTGAACGGCATAATATGCAGCAGGTCGGCAAGGGGTATGCGTTGACCTATCTGCTTGACTATATGATCGATGCCGGTCTGTCCGACACCTATGACGCCTATTTCGTGTTCGACGCCGACAATAAGCTCGACCGCCATTACTTCGAGGAGATGAACAAGGCGTTCCAGTCGGGATTCAAGATTCTGACCAGCTACCGCAACTCGGTCAATCTGGCCGACAACTGGGTTTCGTCCGGTTCCGCGCTGTGGTTCATCCGCGAATCGAGATTCCTCAACAACTCCCGTATGCTGTTCGGCTCCAGCTGTCATGTGGGCGGCACCGGGTTCATGTTCTCCAAGGAGATCATGAAACGCAATAAGGGCTGGAAATTCCACCTACTTACCGAGGATCTCGAATTCACCATGGATTCGGTGCTGCACGGCGATCGCGTCGGGTATTGTGGCAGCGCCATCCTGTATGACGAGCAGCCCATTACCTTCGCGCAAAGCTGGCGTCAGCGTCTGCGCTGGAGCAGGGGATTCCTGCAGGTGTTCCGCTATTACGGGCCGCAGCTGATTCGGCGTGCCATCAAGGAGCGGGATTTTTCGGCGGTCGATTTCACGCTGCTGCTTTGCCCGTTCACGATGCTCGGCGTGATTCGTGCGGTGTTGGGTGTTATCTTCGCCGCCTGCGGATTCGTTACCTGGCAAAGCCAGCTGGGGGCCGTCACCGGGTGGAGCAGTGGCATTGTGCTGGCCGTGCTCGGTATGATGGCGCTCGCAGGTCTGACGATCATCGCGGAACGTGGGCAGATCGGCGCTACGAACAAGGAGCTGTTCGCCTATGTGCTCAGTTTCCCGATCTACATGCTCAGCTATGTGCCGATCTCCTTCCAGGCCATCTTCTCCAAGGTGCAGTGGAAGCCCATCGAGCATAAGGGCTGAACTGTGCCGCGCTTCGCCGCGCGTAGCATTGGGGCATATGCACCAAGGCTTCTACCAGGGCGACTGTGAGCGACATTTCTGCCGTGGTTCGGAATGTGGTGGCATGGATGCCGTTTGCGGCATCGTTCCAGATTCCGTTTGACGTGATCGATGGCGCATGGCTTGCCGCTGCGGCAAGGGTGATCATATTGCTGGCGACATGGGTTGTCTGCTATCTGATCTGTACCTGGCATCTGCGCATGGCGCGGTCGTCTTCGGGCGGCGCACCGGCGAAGTCCGGTGCTAGGAAGAGGCATTCTGCGGCTTGTG comes from the Bifidobacterium angulatum DSM 20098 = JCM 7096 genome and includes:
- a CDS encoding C1 family peptidase; protein product: MAEITPLNAEALAGLRDGFEASAVNRMAMNAVTAAGVAKVARNYDRARLLQRRFSTVIDNGDATHQDRSGRCWLFSSLNVARFVAKKNLGLKEFEFSQNYAMYYDKLERVNYFLKDVAALIAAGEPADSRLMQHLLQDVMGDGGQWTMAMNVYKKYGAVPKDLFPETESSKNTGEMNTQLRHMLHTAVARMYAKGADIDQIIAEATAAGHRILTIHLGEPPVSFDWEWTDKDGVFHRDGEITPQEFWKKYVGSADLESYVCLVDDPRAEHPKGRKIAIEHLGNVAGGDATEYLNVPNQLMKDCVKKILVEEGIPVWFGADCHPFMDRENGAWATDLFEYGKLYDFDFSLDKEERVRFADSAMNHAMAFAGVDVAEDGSTRRWRVENSWGTKIADKGYFTMSDDWFTEYVYEVAVPKALLPAEYQAALEEPAISLPAWDPMGALA
- a CDS encoding AI-2E family transporter, with protein sequence MDEHAHTSDENTAGGREGLRWDLGTLFPAKGDERRPPEWFGRALLYIAMAIVLFSYCWRSWGSVAYLIYDILIALFLALAIEPMVKALVSHGWKRGVAALLSFTVVIVAACVLLLLFGNMFIQQVIALFSGLPDMYEQTRQFIMQRFSFVLPEIDNLGPEILKNIQSSWVSDFAGQALHTVSGVSAAFIDVTTVIMVTFYISAAGPKLRRSVCQWFAPSAQRRILTVWTVAQDQISSFLFSRTVLAVLNAACTGAFLVIMKVPYWLPLALFSGIVSQFIPMIGTFVGGAAPVLFACANNGLGVGIAVIVFITVYQQIENFIFLPKISQRTMDINEAVAFISVLFFGSLFGAVGAFLALPIAASIQVIVHAGTRRYDLVDSPLMSDPAPKKKSKVVEAGEAFNEHVIQPINHAIPRAVSSTANRVHVDDELRQMQEIFYSMSDEELREGLEDDSATVAIPKGVLKDAVIHDHSGRPMLKGTEEQGDEDGKTSAGGEGADAAPHDRPQEDSPSTDVSSNPRKGWR
- a CDS encoding 3-deoxy-7-phosphoheptulonate synthase; amino-acid sequence: MAALRGPDSSEDKRRLGEQAVFPETVDVNIRQLDPIPAPRAFLRELPLTEEMGELVRTSRQEIRDVLRGRDDRLLVIVGPCSIHDPKAAHEYAEKLAAVQRELNDRLLIVMRVYFEKPRTTIGWKGLINDPDLDGQFNIRKGMWEARKVLTDVLSLGLPIATEWLDPITPQYICDAISWGAIGARNTESQVHRELASGLSMPVGFKNSTDGSIKAAADSCYAAAFEHHFLSINLDGRVISAETKGNPDCHLVLRGSSSGPNYDAESVKAALDALHNSKATGPSEHGLVIDAAHGNCGKDEVREAEVVEEIAARLAQGEQGILGVMMESFLVAGHQKPAPLDQLVYGQSVTDSCIPWERTEQLLRTLADAVAARRA
- a CDS encoding glycosyltransferase family 2 protein, giving the protein MVLLTVLDTLLFIVGAIGMVYQGVCIVASLFAKPVTFPEAAMDKRYAVLISARNEEHVIGNLITCLHEQTYPSGLIDIWVVADNCTDGTARVVRDMGCHVVERHNMQQVGKGYALTYLLDYMIDAGLSDTYDAYFVFDADNKLDRHYFEEMNKAFQSGFKILTSYRNSVNLADNWVSSGSALWFIRESRFLNNSRMLFGSSCHVGGTGFMFSKEIMKRNKGWKFHLLTEDLEFTMDSVLHGDRVGYCGSAILYDEQPITFAQSWRQRLRWSRGFLQVFRYYGPQLIRRAIKERDFSAVDFTLLLCPFTMLGVIRAVLGVIFAACGFVTWQSQLGAVTGWSSGIVLAVLGMMALAGLTIIAERGQIGATNKELFAYVLSFPIYMLSYVPISFQAIFSKVQWKPIEHKG
- a CDS encoding glycosyltransferase, with translation MLNVSIIIPAWNEEERIADCLTNTIRQTVTPHEILVVDNRSTDNTCTIVEEFMAHHPEAPIRLLHQDEEQGLIPTRNYGLDAATGDILGRIDADCMLKPDWVEVVSGIFTEDGEAMGATGPVSYYDMPARKIALRGDDHVRRHSYRADNGQVLLFGSNMALRATAWKQIRGEVCRDKSDVMHEDVDVSLHLLGRGLKTVYSKRMVCGISARRMYTSPASFHAYMRRFRNTFETHPEHWRTHKSEHTLYIMYPWLHVLYPMYQKLLEVRDINPAERMWFNMQSELEEKDDLQDM